In one Candidatus Nomurabacteria bacterium genomic region, the following are encoded:
- a CDS encoding WecB/TagA/CpsF family glycosyltransferase: MMAWIFGLPIEGLHRDTIIDIIRHSTTSQWLVTANPEILLETKRNSLYSSAVKKASFRLVDGMGLALACRLKGSKVTRVTGVELSESLLQLAQEMRWRVALVGSQSQEAMQKLLRDVRAAYPDISVMGS, encoded by the coding sequence ATGATGGCGTGGATTTTTGGTTTGCCTATCGAGGGACTTCATCGAGATACTATTATCGATATTATTCGTCATAGCACAACATCGCAGTGGCTTGTAACAGCTAATCCAGAAATTCTTTTAGAAACAAAAAGAAATTCGCTTTATTCTAGCGCAGTGAAGAAAGCATCATTTCGACTTGTTGATGGGATGGGTTTGGCGCTCGCCTGTCGTTTGAAGGGATCAAAGGTAACGCGTGTCACCGGCGTTGAGTTATCCGAGTCATTATTGCAGTTAGCGCAAGAGATGCGTTGGCGCGTTGCTTTGGTTGGCTCACAATCCCAAGAGGCAATGCAAAAGCTTCTTCGTGATGTTCGAGCAGCATATCCTGATAT
- the ftsW gene encoding putative lipid II flippase FtsW, translating to MRTPSLLDRLRSLDPIIVGATAFLLIVGLAILMSATGPIAFQRWQDSLHMVKRQLVLGVFPGILAFLLFSLIDFRIWKRLAVFGFIGSLVLLLAVYTPLGVRVGGSLSWLNIAGIQFQPSEFVKFGLLLYFAAWLSSRTAKQVKDLHEGLLPFIGSLGAIVLLLIVQPDTGSMVVIAGMSGMMYLLSGAPLWWFGALGTSGVGLVWLLIKTSEYRAARFMTFLHPELDPQGIGYHINQAMLAIGSGGWFGLGYGKSRQKFLYLPAVESDSIFAVMAEELGLIFCSVVLAVIGVLVWRCFQISKQSNDSFAKYLSAGVGIWIALQTVINIFSMLGLMPMTGVTLPFISYGGTSLTVLLAAIGLVASLPRNASSRGVDLLKKRL from the coding sequence ATGAGAACACCGTCGTTACTTGATCGTTTACGATCTCTAGACCCGATCATCGTCGGAGCGACGGCGTTTTTGTTGATTGTCGGTTTAGCAATCCTCATGTCTGCTACAGGTCCAATCGCTTTTCAGCGCTGGCAAGATAGCTTGCATATGGTGAAGCGTCAGCTTGTACTGGGTGTCTTTCCGGGAATACTTGCTTTCTTGTTATTTTCTCTCATTGATTTTCGTATTTGGAAGCGGCTCGCTGTTTTTGGTTTTATAGGCAGCCTTGTATTGTTGCTCGCTGTCTATACGCCGCTTGGTGTAAGGGTAGGTGGATCATTAAGTTGGCTTAATATTGCTGGTATCCAATTTCAACCGTCGGAGTTTGTAAAATTTGGTCTGCTCCTTTACTTCGCCGCATGGTTATCGTCGCGCACAGCTAAACAAGTCAAAGATTTACACGAGGGACTTCTGCCGTTTATCGGTTCATTGGGCGCTATTGTGTTGTTGCTTATCGTGCAGCCTGATACAGGTTCTATGGTGGTGATTGCAGGGATGTCAGGCATGATGTACCTCTTGTCTGGTGCGCCACTCTGGTGGTTTGGAGCACTCGGTACTTCTGGCGTTGGTTTAGTTTGGTTATTGATCAAAACATCCGAGTATCGTGCAGCGCGTTTTATGACGTTTTTGCATCCGGAGCTTGATCCTCAAGGCATTGGTTATCACATCAATCAAGCCATGCTGGCTATCGGCTCTGGTGGATGGTTTGGTCTAGGTTACGGCAAGTCACGTCAAAAGTTTCTTTATTTACCAGCTGTTGAATCGGACTCCATCTTTGCTGTGATGGCTGAGGAGTTGGGGCTCATTTTTTGCAGCGTTGTGCTTGCGGTTATTGGTGTATTGGTGTGGCGTTGTTTTCAAATTTCGAAACAATCGAATGATAGTTTTGCAAAATATCTTTCTGCTGGAGTTGGTATTTGGATTGCCCTACAAACAGTCATTAATATTTTTTCGATGCTTGGATTAATGCCGATGACAGGTGTTACGCTTCCTTTTATCTCTTACGGTGGTACTTCTTTGACGGTTTTACTTGCTGCTATCGGCTTGGTAGCTTCTTTGCCAAGAAACGCCTCTTCAAGAGGAGTTGATCTGTTAAAAAAACGACTATGA
- the crtI gene encoding phytoene desaturase produces MSKHVVIIGSGLGGLATAALLAKSGLRVTVLEKNEQLGGRASILEKEGFRFDMGPSWYLMPDIFEHTFSLLGEKLEDYLDLVRLDPSYRVYFKDEAVAPVDLRSIVEEDKKIYEQLESGSSSKLDEYLKRSKYQYEVSKKDFLYGNIDSPLDFFTPQLLLEGTKLSVFQTMDTYVKRWFSSPFVQKLLQYPLVFLGNSPFNAPAIYSMMTHIDTELGVFYPKGGIYEITKSLVAIGKKYGVEYRVNTAVKRILVEGREAKGVQLEDGSEIAADMVVSNADLEFTDRVLLGEEHRQHSDRYWNKRTLAPSAFIAYLGINGRVKGLEHHTLVFAKDWKENFRQIFDQPVWPTDPSFYVCTPSKTDDTVAPPDHENMFLLVPVAAGLEDTLEIREAYLQKILATIEEQTGETHLAERIVVKELFSIRDFEKRYNSYRGTALGLAHTLLQTAWFRPKTKHSKIDNLYFVGAGAQPGIGMPMVLISAELIVKRLMKDTSMQALTKLPDLSNL; encoded by the coding sequence ATGTCTAAACATGTTGTTATTATCGGTTCTGGATTAGGTGGTCTTGCGACAGCTGCCTTATTAGCAAAGTCCGGTTTACGCGTAACGGTTCTCGAAAAAAACGAGCAACTAGGAGGTCGTGCAAGTATTCTTGAAAAAGAAGGGTTTCGATTTGATATGGGACCATCTTGGTACCTCATGCCCGATATTTTTGAGCATACTTTTTCGTTACTTGGCGAAAAACTCGAAGACTATCTAGATCTTGTGCGATTAGACCCGTCTTATCGCGTGTATTTTAAAGATGAGGCTGTCGCGCCTGTTGATTTACGCTCTATCGTAGAAGAAGACAAAAAGATTTACGAACAACTTGAGTCAGGGTCTTCGTCAAAGTTAGATGAGTATCTCAAAAGATCAAAATATCAATACGAAGTGTCCAAAAAAGATTTTTTGTATGGAAATATTGATTCACCTTTGGATTTTTTTACCCCACAACTATTGTTAGAGGGTACAAAGCTTTCAGTATTCCAGACCATGGATACGTATGTGAAGCGTTGGTTTTCGTCACCATTTGTTCAAAAGCTCTTGCAATATCCGCTCGTCTTTTTAGGTAATTCACCGTTTAATGCTCCTGCTATCTACAGCATGATGACGCATATCGATACGGAGTTAGGAGTATTTTATCCAAAAGGCGGTATCTATGAGATCACGAAATCACTCGTGGCTATCGGCAAAAAATATGGCGTTGAATACCGTGTGAACACAGCAGTAAAACGGATTCTGGTAGAAGGACGTGAAGCGAAGGGTGTACAACTAGAAGATGGTTCAGAGATTGCAGCTGATATGGTTGTCTCTAATGCGGATCTTGAGTTTACGGACAGAGTTTTACTTGGAGAAGAGCACCGTCAACACTCTGACCGCTACTGGAACAAGCGTACACTGGCTCCTTCGGCGTTTATTGCTTATTTAGGTATCAATGGTCGTGTAAAAGGACTTGAGCACCACACGCTCGTTTTCGCTAAAGACTGGAAAGAAAACTTTCGTCAGATCTTTGATCAACCGGTATGGCCTACGGATCCTTCTTTTTATGTATGCACGCCATCAAAGACTGATGATACGGTTGCACCTCCTGATCACGAAAATATGTTCCTCCTCGTTCCTGTTGCGGCTGGCTTAGAGGATACACTCGAAATACGTGAAGCCTATCTACAAAAGATACTTGCGACGATTGAAGAGCAAACGGGAGAAACACATTTAGCAGAACGAATAGTTGTAAAAGAACTTTTTAGTATTCGTGATTTTGAAAAACGTTACAATAGCTATCGTGGAACAGCGCTAGGACTTGCGCATACCTTGCTTCAGACAGCTTGGTTCCGTCCCAAAACAAAACATTCAAAGATTGATAATCTTTACTTTGTCGGTGCTGGTGCACAACCGGGTATCGGAATGCCGATGGTACTTATTAGCGCTGAGTTGATTGTAAAGCGCTTAATGAAAGATACGTCCATGCAGGCACTCACAAAGCTACCGGATTTATCAAATCTCTAA
- a CDS encoding polyprenyl synthetase family protein, with product MNGGKRVRPYMAALSFEAYGGKLNESVWRVLLGIELFHAFALVHDDIMDLGTDRHGTPTIHEFAKQTFKKQKRIGDLQHISQSHGILIGDMLFVWANECIFNQSKLDRNILIALQQIYTEMNQEVMLGQMLDVDGMARATVDDSHVLLKTSMKTAGYTFVQPLRMGWALAGSPKKFASFAESFGRPLGIAFQIQDDLLDLIGTAEELGKQPFSDLRDGQHTLFFAIHFYKRNKETERNLAKLHALIH from the coding sequence ATGAATGGTGGTAAGCGTGTACGACCTTACATGGCCGCCTTAAGCTTTGAAGCCTATGGCGGCAAATTAAATGAGTCTGTCTGGAGAGTGTTGTTAGGCATTGAGTTATTTCATGCTTTCGCTCTTGTGCATGATGATATTATGGATTTAGGCACGGATAGACATGGGACGCCAACCATTCATGAATTTGCAAAACAAACCTTTAAGAAACAAAAACGTATTGGTGATCTTCAGCATATTAGTCAGTCACATGGGATTTTGATCGGTGATATGCTTTTCGTTTGGGCCAATGAATGTATTTTTAATCAATCAAAACTTGATCGAAATATTTTGATTGCATTACAACAAATTTATACCGAAATGAATCAAGAGGTAATGCTTGGGCAAATGCTTGATGTAGATGGTATGGCTCGAGCAACAGTAGATGACTCGCATGTCTTGCTAAAAACCTCAATGAAAACAGCCGGATATACCTTCGTCCAACCTTTAAGAATGGGATGGGCATTGGCAGGATCTCCGAAAAAATTCGCGTCATTTGCAGAGTCATTTGGTCGACCACTAGGCATTGCTTTTCAGATTCAAGATGACTTGCTCGATCTTATAGGGACGGCTGAAGAGCTGGGTAAGCAGCCATTCTCCGATTTGCGCGATGGCCAACATACGCTTTTTTTCGCAATACATTTTTACAAACGGAACAAAGAAACAGAAAGAAACCTTGCGAAGCTTCATGCGCTCATCCATTGA
- a CDS encoding prenyltransferase, producing the protein MKLPFWLKVSRPRFWIYLLGPFLIGAALLYRQTGVIPWQLWPWLLYFTYPANIFIYGFNDCFDYETDVLNAKKQDYEALVPPDRRNFIGTLIAIAHLPFFLLFLGLSALPLALILSFLFLGLFYSSPPLRFKVRPFFDSASNILYALPGFFAYALGGGTLWNSSILIAATLWCMAMHAYSAAPDIEADTKAGLQTIATKLGWRYTVLFCLFLYAMAALLIIPLSPLFGFVAGIAYVFMMAKSYKDGDLLLTKNYRYFPIINTLFGALLFFVAAFLR; encoded by the coding sequence ATGAAGCTCCCCTTTTGGCTCAAAGTATCAAGACCGAGATTTTGGATTTATCTTCTTGGCCCTTTTCTTATTGGTGCAGCGCTCCTCTATCGACAAACGGGCGTCATTCCTTGGCAACTCTGGCCCTGGCTCCTTTATTTTACCTATCCAGCAAATATCTTTATTTATGGATTTAATGACTGCTTTGATTATGAAACGGATGTTTTAAATGCAAAAAAACAAGATTACGAAGCACTTGTCCCGCCAGATAGACGAAATTTTATAGGCACTCTCATTGCTATCGCGCATCTCCCCTTCTTCCTTCTTTTTCTTGGATTATCGGCATTACCTCTTGCTCTCATTCTTAGCTTTCTCTTTTTGGGTCTCTTTTACTCGTCACCGCCACTACGCTTTAAAGTACGCCCATTCTTTGATAGCGCCTCTAATATTCTCTACGCTTTGCCAGGCTTTTTTGCCTACGCGCTTGGAGGAGGTACTCTTTGGAACTCTTCGATTCTTATCGCGGCAACGCTTTGGTGTATGGCGATGCATGCCTATAGCGCTGCTCCTGATATTGAAGCTGATACAAAAGCAGGATTACAAACCATCGCAACCAAGCTTGGCTGGAGATATACCGTCCTTTTTTGTCTTTTTCTTTATGCGATGGCCGCGCTACTCATCATTCCTTTGAGTCCGCTATTCGGCTTTGTTGCTGGAATAGCTTATGTCTTTATGATGGCGAAGAGCTATAAAGACGGTGACCTATTACTCACAAAAAACTATCGCTATTTTCCGATCATTAATACTCTTTTTGGAGCGCTCCTATTTTTTGTCGCCGCTTTTCTTCGTTAG
- a CDS encoding phospho-N-acetylmuramoyl-pentapeptide-transferase — MTIEPILLARTLVITGAAFLISVISMPLLIKLLRKYKMGKSIRAAENAPIMASMHKAKAGTPTMGGIVIWATVLVLVLGLAGACSLFGENSLACQMNFLSRGQTWLPLGLMFGAALIGLVDDYLNILRIGSKGGGLRERERIISYGLIAVVGALWFFLKLGWDYFHIPFIGTFEIGWYYVPFFILVIISTSHSVNVTDGLDGLAGGILLSSFGAFSIIAWSQGLYDIATLCGAICGALLGFLWYNINPADVFMGDTGAMSLGTTLGVIALLTNQPLLLLVIGLPYVVESLSVIIQLTSKKLRNGKKVFKVAPIHHHFEAIGWSEPRVVMRFWMISFVMAGIGIILGLLDKT, encoded by the coding sequence ATGACTATTGAACCTATTTTGCTTGCGCGTACTCTTGTAATTACTGGAGCGGCTTTTCTTATCTCGGTTATTTCGATGCCGCTCTTAATTAAGTTATTACGCAAGTATAAAATGGGTAAGTCTATTCGTGCAGCAGAGAATGCTCCGATCATGGCATCGATGCATAAGGCAAAGGCCGGCACACCTACCATGGGTGGTATTGTGATTTGGGCAACGGTGCTTGTCCTTGTGCTTGGTTTAGCTGGCGCCTGTTCATTATTTGGCGAAAACTCACTCGCTTGCCAAATGAACTTTTTGTCTCGTGGTCAAACCTGGTTGCCGCTTGGTTTAATGTTTGGTGCAGCACTCATTGGCTTGGTGGATGACTATCTAAACATTTTACGCATTGGTTCTAAAGGAGGTGGTTTACGCGAACGCGAACGCATCATTTCCTATGGTCTTATTGCTGTTGTTGGTGCTTTATGGTTTTTCTTAAAGCTCGGTTGGGATTATTTTCATATTCCGTTTATTGGAACGTTTGAGATTGGTTGGTACTACGTGCCATTCTTTATTCTTGTTATTATCTCTACATCACACTCGGTCAATGTTACAGACGGTCTTGATGGTTTAGCGGGTGGAATTTTGCTTTCATCTTTTGGTGCTTTTTCTATCATTGCTTGGTCACAAGGACTCTATGATATTGCCACGTTATGTGGTGCGATTTGTGGAGCTCTCTTAGGCTTTCTTTGGTACAATATCAACCCTGCCGATGTCTTTATGGGGGATACAGGTGCCATGTCACTAGGAACAACACTTGGTGTGATTGCCTTACTCACGAATCAGCCGTTGCTTTTACTTGTTATTGGACTTCCGTATGTTGTTGAGAGTTTGTCTGTTATCATTCAGCTTACGAGCAAAAAACTTCGTAATGGCAAAAAAGTATTTAAAGTAGCTCCTATTCATCATCATTTTGAAGCTATTGGTTGGAGTGAACCTCGTGTCGTGATGAGGTTTTGGATGATCTCATTTGTGATGGCAGGTATCGGTATTATTTTAGGTCTCCTCGATAAAACGTAA
- a CDS encoding UDP-N-acetylglucosamine--N-acetylmuramyl-(pentapeptide) pyrophosphoryl-undecaprenol N-acetylglucosamine transferase, whose amino-acid sequence MKYAFVGGGTMGPVTPLIAVYQTLKSREAQAEFCWFGTPNGPEKPVILAHSIPFYAISVAKFPRYPSKQWLTWPFDLYRAYSEAKKYLKNERPSIVIGAGGFTAFPVSLAARSLKIPVFLHQLDVHPSLTNKLIAPFASRITTSFSYKKSPFFTKASIHTIATPVRDMGEEMSKEVAATYFALDATRPTVLIIGGGTGAQAINDAFLQKKDTWFKDMQVIHVAGKGKKADDSSYEFLDAERMLAAYTLADVVVTRAGMGSLSEIVSLQKPSVIVPIPSSQQEANAQVFADADAAIVLHQQDEGFASLLHACVLALIQQPKDAKMLTDQYSKVMKADHGEAFVQQLETFYNNLCIHYQRSKMFLIRDLRNI is encoded by the coding sequence ATGAAATACGCATTTGTAGGAGGGGGGACGATGGGACCGGTTACGCCACTCATCGCCGTATACCAAACGCTTAAGTCGCGTGAGGCTCAAGCAGAGTTCTGTTGGTTTGGCACCCCAAACGGCCCAGAAAAGCCCGTAATTTTGGCGCACAGCATCCCATTTTATGCTATTTCTGTGGCAAAATTTCCTAGGTATCCTTCAAAGCAATGGCTAACATGGCCATTTGATCTGTATCGCGCCTATTCTGAAGCCAAAAAATATTTAAAAAATGAACGACCAAGTATCGTTATCGGTGCTGGTGGCTTTACGGCTTTTCCTGTTTCATTGGCGGCTCGTTCATTAAAGATTCCGGTCTTCTTACATCAACTTGATGTACATCCTAGCTTAACCAATAAGCTTATCGCTCCGTTTGCTTCTCGGATCACCACTTCGTTTTCCTATAAAAAATCGCCTTTCTTTACGAAGGCTTCTATTCACACAATCGCAACTCCCGTTCGTGATATGGGAGAAGAGATGTCTAAAGAGGTGGCTGCAACGTATTTTGCTTTAGATGCAACAAGGCCTACTGTATTGATTATTGGAGGCGGTACGGGTGCACAAGCAATAAACGACGCTTTTTTACAAAAAAAAGATACTTGGTTTAAAGATATGCAAGTAATACATGTTGCTGGCAAAGGAAAAAAAGCCGACGACTCATCTTATGAGTTTTTAGATGCTGAACGCATGCTTGCTGCTTATACACTAGCCGATGTGGTTGTGACTCGTGCTGGTATGGGTTCTTTGTCAGAAATTGTTTCGTTGCAAAAGCCCAGTGTTATTGTGCCGATACCGTCTTCTCAACAAGAGGCAAATGCTCAGGTATTTGCAGACGCTGACGCGGCTATTGTTTTACATCAACAAGATGAGGGTTTTGCTTCTTTGTTGCATGCTTGTGTTTTAGCTCTTATTCAACAACCAAAAGATGCAAAGATGCTTACCGATCAATATTCAAAAGTCATGAAAGCTGATCACGGTGAGGCTTTTGTTCAGCAGCTAGAGACTTTTTACAATAACCTATGCATACACTATCAACGTTCAAAGATGTTTTTGATACGAGACTTGAGAAATATCTAG
- a CDS encoding glycosyltransferase family 4 protein → MRIYIIGSKGIPSASIQGSGGVERHVEQIATRLVDRGHEVFVYVRNSSHYAAQEWNGVKLIRVPFLPGKNTATITHVFLSTLHVLFQRADIIHFHGVGSSTLAWIPRLLKWKSKIVATFHSRDWFDTKWSRFARWYLQFGEWSAVHFPHKTIAVSHVIQVFCRKSYNKQVAYIPNGADIPAPQGVELLSAFNLKANEYLLGVGRLVPNKAYDIAIEAFRDVVTDKKLVIVGEAFHSSHYDQKLRLLAEKDPRVILLGYQSGEPLKQVLAHAYAFVHPSRAEGLSVAIIEAMANAKLVIMSDIKENLELVDHSGLAYTTDDVKALTVAMQLVVDDPEMTRQRGLRAREVVRKEYSWDSVILRLEELYKELLAH, encoded by the coding sequence ATGCGTATCTATATCATAGGCTCTAAAGGCATACCTTCGGCATCAATACAGGGCTCTGGTGGTGTTGAAAGGCATGTTGAGCAAATTGCAACGCGTCTTGTTGATCGCGGGCATGAGGTATTTGTCTATGTGAGAAACTCGTCTCACTATGCTGCACAAGAATGGAATGGCGTTAAGCTTATACGCGTGCCTTTTTTACCCGGTAAGAATACGGCAACGATTACACATGTTTTTTTATCTACATTGCATGTGCTTTTTCAGAGAGCGGATATCATTCATTTTCATGGGGTAGGTTCTTCTACGCTTGCATGGATTCCACGGTTGCTAAAATGGAAATCAAAAATTGTTGCCACGTTTCATAGCCGTGATTGGTTTGATACGAAATGGTCTCGGTTTGCTCGATGGTATTTACAGTTCGGTGAATGGTCGGCCGTGCATTTTCCGCACAAAACAATTGCGGTATCACATGTGATCCAGGTGTTTTGTCGCAAGTCCTACAATAAACAAGTTGCTTATATCCCAAATGGAGCAGATATCCCAGCACCTCAAGGTGTTGAGTTACTTTCTGCTTTTAACCTAAAAGCAAATGAGTATCTATTAGGCGTTGGTAGATTAGTCCCAAATAAAGCTTATGATATTGCTATCGAGGCATTTCGTGATGTCGTTACTGATAAAAAGCTCGTGATTGTTGGTGAAGCATTTCACTCAAGTCACTACGATCAAAAGTTACGTCTTTTAGCAGAGAAAGATCCACGCGTGATATTACTCGGTTACCAAAGTGGCGAGCCGCTTAAACAAGTATTAGCGCATGCTTATGCTTTCGTTCATCCATCAAGAGCCGAGGGACTTTCGGTAGCTATCATTGAGGCGATGGCAAATGCCAAGCTTGTTATTATGTCAGATATTAAAGAAAATTTAGAGCTTGTAGATCATAGCGGTCTTGCCTATACAACCGATGATGTAAAAGCGTTAACGGTAGCAATGCAACTTGTTGTGGATGACCCAGAGATGACAAGGCAGCGAGGCTTACGTGCCCGCGAGGTTGTGCGCAAAGAGTATTCTTGGGATTCGGTGATACTGCGTCTCGAAGAGCTATACAAAGAGCTGCTGGCTCACTAA
- a CDS encoding phytoene/squalene synthase family protein, with amino-acid sequence MTLEQAYKECSRIQKKHGKSYFFATLFFQKKQRKAVNALYAFFRLPDEMVDTETPEKADVLLEQWEADWMACMNGAETTHPVLMATRDVFFKYDIPMQYASDFLAAMRQDLTKTRYEDYPSLQGYMYGSAVVVGLMMVYIIGWIKDTTFDQVQQPAAALGEAMQLTNFIRDIGEDFRLRGRIYMPLDELRTFHLTEKDIEQASMSQNMVEFLQWQIARADELYEEANKGIALLNKEGRLPVRLASDLYRFILRKIEQNQYDVFTKRAKTSLTEKIKTIPLSMLYV; translated from the coding sequence ATGACGTTAGAGCAAGCCTATAAAGAGTGTTCACGCATTCAAAAAAAACACGGCAAAAGTTATTTTTTTGCTACGCTCTTTTTTCAAAAAAAGCAAAGAAAGGCGGTGAACGCGCTCTATGCTTTTTTTCGCTTGCCAGATGAGATGGTAGACACAGAGACGCCAGAAAAAGCAGATGTTCTCCTCGAGCAATGGGAAGCTGATTGGATGGCGTGCATGAATGGGGCTGAGACAACGCATCCTGTCTTGATGGCAACAAGAGATGTTTTTTTTAAGTATGATATTCCAATGCAATACGCTTCGGATTTTTTAGCGGCCATGCGACAAGATCTTACTAAGACGCGCTACGAAGACTATCCTTCGTTACAGGGCTATATGTATGGGTCTGCGGTCGTTGTGGGGCTTATGATGGTCTATATTATTGGTTGGATAAAAGACACGACCTTTGATCAAGTGCAACAGCCCGCTGCTGCATTAGGTGAGGCGATGCAATTAACCAATTTTATTCGCGATATTGGCGAAGATTTTCGCTTGCGTGGACGTATTTATATGCCGCTAGATGAGCTGCGGACATTTCATCTAACAGAGAAAGACATTGAGCAAGCGTCTATGAGTCAAAATATGGTAGAATTTTTACAATGGCAAATCGCTCGTGCGGATGAGTTGTATGAAGAGGCGAATAAGGGGATTGCTCTATTGAATAAAGAAGGGAGACTACCAGTAAGGCTGGCCAGTGACCTTTATCGGTTTATTTTACGTAAGATTGAGCAAAATCAGTACGATGTTTTTACAAAGCGCGCAAAAACATCATTAACAGAAAAAATAAAAACGATTCCGTTATCAATGCTTTATGTCTAA